From the genome of Aquila chrysaetos chrysaetos chromosome 8, bAquChr1.4, whole genome shotgun sequence:
CTGCAAGTTCAAAAAGTTTAGGAAACATGTTTTTGCAAGAAGAACACTTAGTATAGGACACTAGGAACATCAGACTGCAACACAAATCCTCAAGAGTGACAGAGGTAAACTACTGCTCTCtagcatttaaatacaaaaatagaaatcatGTGACAACCTATGCTACTGGAAGAATGACTCCCCATTCTCTGCATTTGGCTGGGCCCTCAACTCTGATTTCGATGATTTACATTTCTGTCAGCCTAACAAACTATTAAGAACTGATGCATGCAGTGCTGGTCTACTGTTTCTtgtcatttataaaaatatttaaaaggaattttaaattttttttcaggtaaaataGTACTTCACACAtactttttactttcttgtaAAAAGAGTTGCTATACTGCAACTTCCAAattaaagtaagaaaatacattttccaccaaattaattagaaaataagacaaaaacCAAAGCTAGTTCTCTGCCAGCGCAgaagaacaaatatttaaaataatgaacaaaatattttactaacCAGCTGTAAAGTCCagttcttcagagaaagaaactgtaatcacagaaagagaaaggcatATTAGTTAAAGaactaataaaaattataattaaaaaaaaatgtgagtgGAATTCTAAAAATAGGAGTGGTATGTTGTAGTACAGCAATCTACACTGATAACTCCTAGAAGGCCTACTCCCATCTTTATATTTGGTGGAATGACTAACCTCAAACAGGTTGTGAGCCACTGACCAATTAAATGCAGTTTAATTCAGAGTCATGTTTTAAGGTGCCTAACCTTAgcactaaaaatatttccagctgattttaataaaaaagcagtCCAGGACAGGAAGGGGGAATTATGTACCAGATTGTTATGGAGTTTAAATTTAACAGCCTCCCACATTTATCACAGGAGAGCTTCTGATCCTGTTTGAAATTCTCATGGAATCAGCAGCATTGTGCTACCATCAGGACTATTGAGTTACCAGAAGTTCCACAATGGGTGCAGAAGTTCAAAAACTTATCTTTGCATGAAAGCTCTCTTTAAACCAGACATAGTATTATAAACAGTCTCCTTAAACTTGCCTTAGAAAGTATCTCTGTTGACTTGACATACACATAGTAACATACATGCATCATAGCTctggaaaagtaaaatctttcacatcttggggaaaaaaaccaaaccaaccaacaacaaaaaaaatccagccagAACACAACCCAAGTTACTGTTCTTCATTTATAGACTTGCAAAAGTCATGTGGACATACCCAGATACATCAGCAGACAAAACAAAGGCAGCACTTATTCAAATATTTGTCAcctgatgtattttaaagtatggCTGGCTCCTTAAATATCATCAGTTTAAGAACGGGGTGGGAAGCACAGACATACGGAGAATTGCCTCTgatatacagaaatatttccagcagacatgGTAAAAGTTTTGCCTTTTCACCAACCAGATATTTTGTACCTACGCTAGCCTATGCTATCCTGCAATGCTCAGCAGTACACTTCTTCCTCCAACAACgcatggtttttgtttttattaaaagttgCCTAATGAATTCTTCAAAGTACCATTGTAAGAATCCTCATTATCacaacaaaaggggaaaaaaaaaaactaacgTTAGCACTCACAGCATTGATTTCTCCAGTTTTTGGACCCCACGGCGTATTTGGTTCTACAAGCACATCACATTCAATGCCTTTTTCATCACAGAGCCCAATACCAGAATCACTTAAAGAGAAAGATGTGAAACGAAAAcaaatttttctatttcacGACTTTAGAATCAGTTTCTCTTTATTCATCATGTACCAAGAAAGAAGACAGACCTCCAAGTCAGccacataatatttttataacaattcattaaaatataaagatagGAGTAAATGCTTATGGAGGATGAATTTCTAAATGTCTGCttgaaatgtaaaaggaaaaagtactTGTTCCTTTCTTCCCAATTTCCAACTACGCAATCAAAACCAAATTACCTTTAAAGATTCCTATGTCCCATTTTAAAATGGGAGAGAAATCAAACGTAACATGCACACATGTTAAGTGTTGAAGGCTAAGTTATTTCTGTAACACAATACAATGTTCTTACCTATTCTCATCTTTAGTgaaaggaacaacaacaacatctCTATGATGAAGCAGATCGTTCAATATTTTAGTAGTTTGAAATGGCAAAGCATGCCCATCTTCACTTCCTGAAGGTAAATCAACCATGTGATCCCTCACTTTGCAGCCCTGCGATATACATACACAAAAGATCGAATACTTGAGTTAATGGGAAGAACCGATTTCAGGAAGTACAATAAAAAAGTTCAACTTTTGAACTCTTGTGTCCCAAGGTCCCAGCCTGCCTTGGGACACTGCAACAGTTTACAAtacttattttggaaaagatcTATTTTCCTAACACACTGTCACCCCCCTGCCACCTGTTACGTTCTTTCAAAAGTGAGCTAGTATTGAAGTACCTTTGGGAGGGTTGTAGGATCAAATCGAAGTACTTTTTGGTTACAACAGGGATATACTCCTGTCCCAGTCGAGCCCAGAGCACTTGCTACACCTGGATAAAGAACTGGCTGCGAATGGTACTGGCAATGGGAGAATTCAGTACACAGGAAAGACTACATTAGAATAAGAAGAGATAATGAGAGGTGAGATTACCTATGGAAGTCAAATAAAGAACATATACCAAGCTTTACTGCTATATATTTCCCAAACTGCTTTAATCCCTGCCTCACCCTGCAAAAGTCACCCACAACAAGCCATCTGCAGACAAACAAGTGAAAGTGAAAATATACTAACTTGGTTACATCTCGAGCAGATCAACCAATTAACAGTCCCCCAAAGACGCCAATAAACATCCCGCCAAGACTTCAATTCCTCGTGAAGGCCAATTAAGTACTCATGGACTTCCCAGGTTTTgtctctgaaaaagcaaaaggtcAGGTTGCATACAGTCATAACTGTTTCCATCCTGCCACCAGAAAAGTGaggtggagaaggagcagaTGCTCCACATGCTCCACTGGTGAAAAGCCTACACAGGAATTTAGAACAGAAACGATACAATGTGGAACAGTCATTATTAAATTCAGACCATGACAGAAGAGCCTATATTCTTTCACAACATCCTAAACTTACTAATAACAAAGCATTACAGCTTGATTCACCTCAAGCTCCATACACTGCAAATTTACAAGCTAAGGTAAATATCAAGACTTCTGGAAATCAGGAGAACcataaaacagaggaaaaccCAGTACAGagtagaagaaataaaaatacacatacacaaacaaGTTCAGTCATATTgcagttttctgtctttaaagtAACATGTTGTGCAACAGAAGTACTGccattctatttattttaaaagccaacaTAACATGTTTCTCTGTATCTGCAACACAACAGCAATTACTCAGTTAAGAATTAGTTTGAAAATATAAGACCATGTCTTTTTGATTAATATATGTATCTGAGGCTTCTAGTCTTAAAAACCACAGACTTTGCTCCTTCCTAGTGATAAAGTGACACACAACTCTTCAGAATTCAAAAGAGAATATGCAACTTACACTGGTGCACTTTATCTTCAGAAAGAGCAGATACTGTTTTCCCACAATTTTAAGCCCTGGCCTGaaccattttttattatatatatgtCTAACCTAGACTAAGCAAGCAGTACTTCCAACTGGAAGTTAGTTCTAGACACCACTAGAAGACCAATAAATATAAACCTATATTTAAATTGTTAAAGATAGTCTTGTATTAGCTCATAAGCCTGAATACATTAGTGGCCAGCATCACTTCACCTACGGAACTGTAAATGGATACTGTGTAGAAAAACAGTCACAAGTACTACAAGGCAAATAATTAGAACCTAAATAATCCTCTGAGTAACTTTAAAACCCTGCACATTTATACGCTAGGAATTGCATAGCAGCTACATACAGTCAGCTTAAGTGAAGTAATACAATTAATGAATTTTACGTGGCTAATCACCAACGATCCTAATAGGTCAGGACAGGGTTGCAAGATTCGGTTCTATTTAGACTGTTAGGCAGAACTTAATCCACAGCTTGGAGTTACTGGTGGGAGGTAACACTAAATACATGTTACCTGGGGAGCTGATATTGGACTGTGCTTTGGTTGTTCTGAACAAAATAGATCTGATGAGAAGGGTCTCCTGTTATTAATTTCCCTCCACCTTCCTGAAAGGGGGcatggggggagggagggaactGCAGCTGATCATGCACTGATCATTAGGAAGACAATCCAGCTGTTCACATGGATCAAACAGAATTTAAGTAAATGTTTGTGCCAAATGAATCAACCATACATACAGAATAGGTCCTGGAAGCTCCTCTGGCAAATActttagaacagaaaaacaactggCAAAGTTTATTTATAGTGGTCTTTAAGCAGGCTGAGTATTTGATCTGACTTTATGCTAAAGTCAGTCTAGAAAATactcttcagcatttctttgctGGCAGAGGTGGATCTATCATTCAATAACAAACCTTGTAGAAATGCAGCCTTTAACTTTGTCATCAACTACACATATCTTAAAACCCTTTGATGAAAGAATTAGCtaagtattttctatttaaggCAGTACAACCCAAAATAGCCCTCCCAGTAATTGCGGCTGTAGTTCTTCCATTCCAATCAGCAGCGGCACTACTGAATGAATTTCAAAAGCACATCATCATAATCACCCCcaccctcccttttttttttttgctaggtaATACAAGAGGTTGGGGTGTTTCACACTGCTCTTCACATATCAACAACTCCATTTTGTAATGTATCTGATAATTCCTAAACATATAGTATTTtgtaaaatcacagaaaatcaTATagttgaagaaaaatttttaatatatatattcactACCTTATATGAACATAGACAATATTCCCATGTTGATCTATGTTGATTTTTCCTGGTACGCAGGGAattcttctttcagtttctttagtTAGCAGCTTTTTACATAAACAACACctacattataaaaataaaaattaaaaaaaaaaaaagaaaaaaaagaaaaaaagaaagcactggaGCAAGAGCAGGACTTCAAAACATAGGGACTGTCCTTGCAACTGAAATAGTAATATAAAAAGACCATACCTGTATAACGTTGCTGCATTTCCTCGAGAATCTGGATTTAGGTACTCTGGATCAAACAGTCTCTCAATCTTCTTGCAGAAAAGCTTACTATTAATGACAGCAACACAGTTTACCcattagaaaaatactgaaaattgttttatgTACAGTGAGACTAACAATTATATTCTGGTGATAAGTCAGTCACCATATTTCTCTCAGAATCTAGCTTTTAATGTGATTTTCCTTTAAACCAACCTGTTTACATAACTGCTTCCTGACCTGGTCATCTCTTATTTTTACCCAGATGCAAGGAAAGAGatcccttaattttttttttttcctttattatgtTGCTTGCCAGTATAAACTGCCAGCTTCTACCTCGATTAAAGGAccttttattaatgaaattacACTTACCTTTAATTCTAAAAATTATAACATCTTCATCCCTACTGATTAAaatcctttcttattttcaccTTGCTTGTCTGTCAGCCTGCCCTCCAATAATTGGCCCTTATCTGGATACTAAGCTGGAGTCCTTACGTATGAAATAGTATTCCATCACAACTATTCAGCCTTCCAGCCATCCTACATTCTACATCTAAACATCAGAGTTCACAGGATGCTGAAGCCAAACCATTCTCTACAAATTAGAAGCATGTCATCCCATAAAAGGTTCCTTACCCTAATCCTGGCTCCCATGTGAGAATTCATGAATAATTTGTCCATGCCACACGCCTACTGTGgcctttccttttgcttatttCCTATAAAAAGCTCTTCCCTTTTGCTCAgaattttaatatcaaattCTGAGGTCAATTCATGATATTCTGATACAAGACATATTATGTGAGAATAGaaattgtgtgtgtatatatatcacTTCAAACCCCACAGTGTCTTAGCTGTTCTGAAAAATGATCCAAAAGCCCAACAGCACTTCAGTAATGTATTACAGAGCAAAAAGTTACCTCTTAAATTTGTCTCTTTTGTCCTTCAGCTCTTCCACTTCATTGTGCGTGAAGAGATCAGCAATGTGCGTAACAAGATTAGCATTGATACAATTCATGTTACATGGTGTGGCTACAATAGCATTCATATTTTTGTGACaataatgaatacatttttctacctaggaaaaataaaaacattaaaaataatgttaaggAATTCTAGACAAAGATATGTCAAAGGAGACTCTGAATTAGCATGACTCTGAGTTACTTTATGTTCTCCTCCAAAAGGTTTCTACAGACCAAAAAACTCCACGAATGTTTCATCTTCAACAAGTGGTACCTTCTAATTGCTTGTAAAAAGAGAACCACAGTACACATTATACATAGTATTGCCTGGATCTCAACTTATACAGCTATGTTTACTGTATATTTAATTGTGGGTCACCCCAATGACAGAACTTTTGACAAACATTTTAACAAGTCAGTAGATGTTAGTTATACAGAGCTGGAGAACCAGATCCTAAATTGCAGAAGTGTCATTCATGTAAAAAGGATATAAAACAAAGGTATTcactgatttaatatttttttcataaaacctATCAGAAGTCAGATACTGATGTTACTCTAAATCAGTCATCAGAAGGCAAATCCAAGATCCCACTATCACATTTAGAAATAACTTACTCTTAGTTTTCTTGCATTGATATTCTGCAAACATTAGATTACTGCATTGAATAAGGGTAGTAAAAATCTCAAAATGTTCTCATTTAATCATCTGTTTACGTAGCAGCCAAAGCATAACAAACAAGCTGTTAGACACCTGGTAATTAACTGTGCCCTTATGGCAGAGAATCGTTCTTAATACTTACTAATGAATCCATCTTCAAAAACtcagaagaaataagaattGATATGACATTTGATGGTTCTAAaaggcaacaacaaaaaattttttttacatgaattCTTTTGATGATTTCATATCACATCCCTCCCTCTGCATATTTAGTATCTGttttaagtattattttacCAATCAACCTGTCATTCCATCATCCAATATGTAGAGCATTTTCCATCTTAAGAAACAAAGTTTTGGTTTATCATTTACATGGCCAGAGTACAACTGTAACAAACTAGCATTTATAAAAACTAGAAAAGGTGACTTCATAGGGATACAATGAGTAAACAATTACACAACAAGATTAACTTCCATCTGTAGCCATCACACCCAGCTGAGATTCTGCTTAACATAACCTTCACATTGCAAGTTATAACTATTCTCTTGgcttgtttatatttaaaaaaatggtagcAAAGACtcataaaaagattaaaaacttgCCTCAAATTCATAAAGGCAAAAGTTCTTCTACTATTGTATCAGACTGCAttgaaattttagaaaatactgcaaTTGTGCTGATGGGGAACagaggggaaacaaaacaaaacccaacaatcATCAGTATTTCAAAACTACCACTCTGTTCTTGGTCAGAAGAGGTCTGaagaatattaattaaaaacaccAGATTCCCAAATATATTACATCTTCTCCACTGCTTCAACTATCAGGATGTTTCTTCAAAACTGTCAGTGTTGTCAAATCAGAGATATCTGCTATAATAACCAGAGGATCTCTGTTGCAACACTTTTCTAACAAATGACAAGCTTCAGTGCAACAGTCAGAAAAAGAGACTGGGGCTGAACTGTatcaaaaatattaatcttCCATTAGTACAGAACATAATGAACCTACAACAAATGATCTACACACTTTCTTTTACCTAAAGTGGGCATTTCATTAGCTTCAGAATCTTTAGTGTTCCTTTTAACGTATCTTATCAACCAGTCAAAGATGTGAACGTCACAGTGCACTGAAATATCCACCTCTTCCCAGCGCTGGGCATCCACTGACAGATattcagcaaagtatttcatttctgaaatcaaaaggTCTCGAGGACACACAAAATCttctttgaggttttttgcTTCATCGCATACATGGATCACCATATTTggccttaaaaagaaaacaagccacATACCAAATTAGGACCATAAGCCAATTAGAACACCAAAACCGATCAACAAAGATCTCGTCTCCAAATCTGGATCACATGTTGCAACACTGATGTCACTAACAGGTTTTTATTAACAGGACAAAAAACAAATTGCAGTTATTCACTATTAATACAAACTATTAATAGAAACTATTGTCAGACAGCATTGTCAGGTGAAGAACACAGATGCATATCCTCTGACACACAATCAGCGCAATTTAATTGTTAAGTTAAGCAactagagaaggaaaatttctAGCTCCAGTCCCCAACTTTGTCACCAGTTTGTTATGGGATACTACCTGAATGACGTAGATAACTTATTTATCTATTGAAAAAATAGACAGATATA
Proteins encoded in this window:
- the SANBR gene encoding uncharacterized protein KIAA1841 homolog isoform X1, which codes for MSRGFSENNNFPYDNNQMVLDMILCSLIGVPQPINWDSVARLVPGYTSKECAKRFDELKSSGSSPVDNQYNPLMAAGGSPVETLATYIKSSLLDTQTEFQEPAIGQDSITITGRPSTTSTRNCSSESEKGPVHKGGESTDESQGPNMVIHVCDEAKNLKEDFVCPRDLLISEMKYFAEYLSVDAQRWEEVDISVHCDVHIFDWLIRYVKRNTKDSEANEMPTLEPSNVISILISSEFLKMDSLVEKCIHYCHKNMNAIVATPCNMNCINANLVTHIADLFTHNEVEELKDKRDKFKSKLFCKKIERLFDPEYLNPDSRGNAATLYRCCLCKKLLTKETERRIPCVPGKINIDQHGNIVYVHIRDKTWEVHEYLIGLHEELKSWRDVYWRLWGTVNWLICSRCNQSFLCTEFSHCQYHSQPVLYPGVASALGSTGTGVYPCCNQKVLRFDPTTLPKGCKVRDHMVDLPSGSEDGHALPFQTTKILNDLLHHRDVVVVPFTKDENSDSGIGLCDEKGIECDVLVEPNTPWGPKTGEINAFLSLKNWTLQLKQQSLLSEEEEYTTGSEVTEDEVGDEEEVCRKPAGRKEKLKKSYKHPKKIISSPSVQKKEKPSDKSSSRDASPFIVSMQQNKWDASRSLRFNQDAQREDDQRRMSEITGHLIKMRLGDLDRVKSKDSKEYAGGIYSRLEAQIKASAQVSARQNNAEKNARSKSRFGQGRPT
- the SANBR gene encoding uncharacterized protein KIAA1841 homolog isoform X2; translation: MSRGFSENNNFPYDNNQMVLDMILCSLIGVPQPINWDSVARLVPGYTSKECAKRFDELKSSGSSPVDNQYNPLMAAGGSPVETLATYIKSSLLDTQTEFQEPAIGQDSITITGRPSTTSTRNCSSESEKGPVHKGGESTDESQGPNMVIHVCDEAKNLKEDFVCPRDLLISEMKYFAEYLSVDAQRWEEVDISVHCDVHIFDWLIRYVKRNTKDSEANEMPTLEPSNVISILISSEFLKMDSLVEKCIHYCHKNMNAIVATPCNMNCINANLVTHIADLFTHNEVEELKDKRDKFKSKLFCKKIERLFDPEYLNPDSRGNAATLYRCCLCKKLLTKETERRIPCVPGKINIDQHGNIVYVHIRDKTWEVHEYLIGLHEELKSWRDVYWRLWGTVNWLICSRCNQSFLCTEFSHCQYHSQPVLYPGVASALGSTGTGVYPCCNQKVLRFDPTTLPKGCKVRDHMVDLPSGSEDGHALPFQTTKILNDLLHHRDVVVVPFTKDENSDSGIGLCDEKGIECDVLVEPNTPWGPKTGEINAFLSLKNWTLQLKQQSLLSEEEEYTTGSEVTEDEVGDEEEVCRKPGRKEKLKKSYKHPKKIISSPSVQKKEKPSDKSSSRDASPFIVSMQQNKWDASRSLRFNQDAQREDDQRRMSEITGHLIKMRLGDLDRVKSKDSKEYAGGIYSRLEAQIKASAQVSARQNNAEKNARSKSRFGQGRPT
- the SANBR gene encoding uncharacterized protein KIAA1841 homolog isoform X3; this translates as MSRGFSENNNFPYDNNQMVLDMILCSLIGVPQPINWDSVARLVPGYTSKECAKRFDELKSSGSSPVDNQYNPLMAAGGSPVETLATYIKSSLLDTQTEFQEPAIGQDSITITGRPSTTSTRNCSSESEKGPVHKGGESTDESQGPNMVIHVCDEAKNLKEDFVCPRDLLISEMKYFAEYLSVDAQRWEEVDISVHCDVHIFDWLIRYVKRNTKDSEANEMPTLEPSNVISILISSEFLKMDSLVEKCIHYCHKNMNAIVATPCNMNCINANLVTHIADLFTHNEVEELKDKRDKFKSKLFCKKIERLFDPEYLNPDSRGNAATLYRDKTWEVHEYLIGLHEELKSWRDVYWRLWGTVNWLICSRCNQSFLCTEFSHCQYHSQPVLYPGVASALGSTGTGVYPCCNQKVLRFDPTTLPKGCKVRDHMVDLPSGSEDGHALPFQTTKILNDLLHHRDVVVVPFTKDENSDSGIGLCDEKGIECDVLVEPNTPWGPKTGEINAFLSLKNWTLQLKQQSLLSEEEEYTTGSEVTEDEVGDEEEVCRKPAGRKEKLKKSYKHPKKIISSPSVQKKEKPSDKSSSRDASPFIVSMQQNKWDASRSLRFNQDAQREDDQRRMSEITGHLIKMRLGDLDRVKSKDSKEYAGGIYSRLEAQIKASAQVSARQNNAEKNARSKSRFGQGRPT
- the SANBR gene encoding uncharacterized protein KIAA1841 homolog isoform X4 translates to MVIHVCDEAKNLKEDFVCPRDLLISEMKYFAEYLSVDAQRWEEVDISVHCDVHIFDWLIRYVKRNTKDSEANEMPTLEPSNVISILISSEFLKMDSLVEKCIHYCHKNMNAIVATPCNMNCINANLVTHIADLFTHNEVEELKDKRDKFKSKLFCKKIERLFDPEYLNPDSRGNAATLYRCCLCKKLLTKETERRIPCVPGKINIDQHGNIVYVHIRDKTWEVHEYLIGLHEELKSWRDVYWRLWGTVNWLICSRCNQSFLCTEFSHCQYHSQPVLYPGVASALGSTGTGVYPCCNQKVLRFDPTTLPKGCKVRDHMVDLPSGSEDGHALPFQTTKILNDLLHHRDVVVVPFTKDENSDSGIGLCDEKGIECDVLVEPNTPWGPKTGEINAFLSLKNWTLQLKQQSLLSEEEEYTTGSEVTEDEVGDEEEVCRKPAGRKEKLKKSYKHPKKIISSPSVQKKEKPSDKSSSRDASPFIVSMQQNKWDASRSLRFNQDAQREDDQRRMSEITGHLIKMRLGDLDRVKSKDSKEYAGGIYSRLEAQIKASAQVSARQNNAEKNARSKSRFGQGRPT